The following coding sequences lie in one Anguilla anguilla isolate fAngAng1 chromosome 14, fAngAng1.pri, whole genome shotgun sequence genomic window:
- the LOC118213465 gene encoding netrin receptor UNC5D-like isoform X3: MGRFSKGRSFCLVVTFLAFGTIPKTTKGVSSETLPDSQPSVPGTLPHFLQEPEDAYIIKSNPIKLHCRAAPALQIFFKCNGEWVHQNQHMSQEYMDATGLKVREVMINVSRQQVEDFHGPEDYWCLCVAWSHLGTSKSRKATVRIAYLRKNFEQDPQGKEVPIKGMIVLHCRPPEGVPAAEVEWLKNEEPVVSLSDDNIDTRADHNLIINQARLSDSGNYTCLASNIVAKRRSTTATVVVYVNGGWSLWTEWSPCNVPCGRGVQKRSRTCTNPAPLNGGSFCEGMSMQKITCSALCPVDGGWEEWSEWTACGAECERQRRRECNAPPPKHGGRVCEGALQDTENCTGELCTQNRKLIYDVKPQSMDSTSDVALYSGLAAGIIAMAVLIVAVMLYRKNQRNPLLISSSMAPDLSVGRAYSSPICFQDSMDKELISESSLFDPLPDIKVKVPSSFMVSLGVADRAEYHAKAVPETLPRGLCHGNYSITENHEKSLLTTNLLNKPSKAPVKAFGVFGHAGGRLAVPNTGVSLLVPHGAINEDTTWEMYMLINQDDCSAQTNEGCEILLSPAVTYGPPGLDLSCPVAMTIAHCAEANAENWSIRLKRLTCEKKWEDVMSVEDETTSCYCLMDSHSCHLLLDRPGCYALVGEPFTEGAVKRLKLAVFGSTGANSMDYSLRVYCVDDTPNAFQRVVAMEKGKGGQLLEEQKTLLFKANTSSLQVSIQDIPQFLWNIKPFTTCQEFSFSQVWCSNQKPLHCAFCLERYSPATTQLSCKISVRQVKGHEQILQIFTSIAERQKESVPSVTQMDCSVTSLYGPKAFKIPLSIRQRICATFDTANAKGKDWQLLAQKLHIERNLSYFAKQQSPSAVILNLWEARHQDNGDLDSLASALEEIGKVHSKSPANGNSTDEASSDFT; encoded by the exons GCACCTGCCCTGCAGATCTTCTTCAAGTGTAATGGGGAGTGGGTCCACCAGAACCAGCACATGTCCCAAGAGTACATGGATGCAACAG GCTTGAAGGTCCGGGAGGTGATGATCAATGTATCTCGGCAACAGGTGGAGGACTTCCATGGCCCCGAGGACTACTGGTGTCTCTGTGTGGCCTGGAGTCATCTTGGCACCTCAAAAAGCCGCAAGGCCACTGTCCGCATTGCAT ACCTGCGGAAGAACTTTGAGCAGGACCCCCAGGGAAAAGAAGTGCCAATAAAGGGCATGATTGTGCTGCACTGTCGCCCCCCAGAGGGAGTCCCAGCAGCAGAG GTGGAATGGCTGAAGAATGAAGAGCCAGTGGTCTCCCTCAGCGATGACAATATTGATACTCGAGCTGACCACAACCTCATCATAAACCAGGCCCGCTTGTCAGATTCAGGAAACTACACTTGCCTGGCCAGCAACATTGTGGCTAAGCGGCGCAGCACTACTGCCACAGTGGTGGTTTATG TGAACGGAGGCTGGTCATTATGGACAGAATGGTCTCCCTGCAATGTGCCCTGTGGAAGGGGAGTCCAGAAGCGCTCACGCACTTGCACCAACCCTGCACCACTTAACGGGGGCTCTTTCTGTGAGGGCATGTCCATGCAGAAAATCACCTGCAGTGCGCTCTGTCCAG TGGACGGTGGCTGGGAGGAATGGAGCGAGTGGACGGCGTGCGGCGCAGAGTGTGAACGACAGCGCAGGAGAGAGTGCAATGCGCCGCCACCTAAACatggagggagagtgtgtgagggggcTCTACAGGACACCGAGAACTGCACTGGGGAGCTGTGCACCCAGA aTCGAAAGCTGATATATGACGTAAAACCTCAAA GTATGGACAGCACCAGTGATGTGGCCCTGTACTCTGGGCTGGCTGCTGGGATCATTGCCATGGCTGTCCTCATTGTGGCTGTCATGCTGTACAGGAAGAACCAGA GAAACCCTCTGCTGATCAGCTCTTCCATGGCACCTGATCTGTCGGTGGGCCGTGCCTACAGCAGCCCTATCTGTTTCCAGGACTCCATGGACAAGGAGCTGATAAGCGAGTCCTCTCTCTTCGACCCCTTGCCAGACATCAAGGTCAAAGTTCCAAGCTCCTTCATGGTGTCGCTAGGAGTAGCAGATCGGGCGGAGTACCACGCAAAAGCCGTCCCCGAGACTCTCCCTAGGGGACTTTGCCATGGAAACTATAGCATCACAGAGAATCATGAGAAGAGCCTTCTTACTACCAACCTATTGAACAAACCCTCCAAGGCTCCGGTAAAGGCGTTTGGCGTGTTTGGCCATGCAGGTGGACGACTTGCGGTCCCAAACACAG GAGTCAGCCTGCTGGTACCACATGGGGCAATCAATGAGGACACAACATGGGAGATGTACATGCTCATCAATCAGGATGACTGCAG tgcTCAGACCAATGAAGGCTGTGAAATACTACTCAGCCCAGCAGTAACTTATGGCCCACCTGGGCTTGACCTTTCCTGCCCGGTTGCCATGACGATAGCCCACTGTGCTGAGGCCAACGCGGAAAACTGGAGCATACGGCTCAAGAGACTAACATGCGAAAAGAAGTGGGAG gatgtgatgtcagtgGAGGATGAGACCACTTCCTGTTACTGCCTGATGGACTCCCACAGTTGCCACCTGCTACTGGACCGACCTGGCTGCTACGCTCTGGTTGGGGAGCCCTTTACCGAGGGTGCTGTGAAGAGGTTAAAGCTGGCTGTGTTTGGGAGCACTGGTGCCAACTCCATGGACTACAGCCTGCGGGTGTACTGTGTAGACGATACCCCCAACGCCTTCCAG agggtggttgctatggagaagGGCAAGGGCGGACAACTCCTGGAGGAGCAGAAGACATTACTTTTTAAAGCGAACACCTCCAGCCTCCAAGTCTCCATCCAGGACATCCCACAGTTTCTGTGGAACATAAAGCCTTTCACCACCTGtcag GAATTCTCCTTTTCTCAAGTGTGGTGCAGCAACCAGAAGCCCCTGCACTGTGCCTTCTGCTTGGAGCGATATAGTCCTGCCACAACCCAGCTCTCCTGCAAGATCAGTGTAcggcaggtcaaaggtcatgagCAAATCCTACAGATCTTCACATCCATTGCAGAG AGGCAAAAGGAGTCAGTCCCATCCGTTACTCAGATGGATTGCTCTGTCACATCTCTGTACGGCCCCAAGGCCTTCAAAATTCCCCTCTCCATTCGCCAGAGGATCTGTGCAACCTTTGACACTGCCAATGCCAAAGGCAAGGACTGGCAGCTTTTGGCACAGAAGCTTCACATTGAGAG GAACCTGTCCTATTTTGCCAAGCAGCAGAGTCCCTCAGCAGTGATACTGAACCTCTGGGAAGCCCGTCACCAAGACAACGGGGATCTGGACTCACTAGCCAGTGCGTTGGAAGAAATCGGCAAAGTCCACTCCAAAAGCCCAGCGAATGGCAACAGCACAGATGAAGCTAGCTCCGACTTCACTTAA
- the LOC118213465 gene encoding netrin receptor UNC5D-like isoform X4 yields MGRFSKGRSFCLVVTFLAFGTIPKTTKGVSSETLPDSQPSVPGTLPHFLQEPEDAYIIKSNPIKLHCRAAPALQIFFKCNGEWVHQNQHMSQEYMDATGLKVREVMINVSRQQVEDFHGPEDYWCLCVAWSHLGTSKSRKATVRIAYLRKNFEQDPQGKEVPIKGMIVLHCRPPEGVPAAEVEWLKNEEPVVSLSDDNIDTRADHNLIINQARLSDSGNYTCLASNIVAKRRSTTATVVVYVNGGWSLWTEWSPCNVPCGRGVQKRSRTCTNPAPLNGGSFCEGMSMQKITCSALCPVDGGWEEWSEWTACGAECERQRRRECNAPPPKHGGRVCEGALQDTENCTGELCTQSMDSTSDVALYSGLAAGIIAMAVLIVAVMLYRKNQRNPLLISSSMAPDLSVGRAYSSPICFQDSMDKELISESSLFDPLPDIKVKVPSSFMVSLGVADRAEYHAKAVPETLPRGLCHGNYSITENHEKSLLTTNLLNKPSKAPVKAFGVFGHAGGRLAVPNTGVSLLVPHGAINEDTTWEMYMLINQDDCSAQTNEGCEILLSPAVTYGPPGLDLSCPVAMTIAHCAEANAENWSIRLKRLTCEKKWEDVMSVEDETTSCYCLMDSHSCHLLLDRPGCYALVGEPFTEGAVKRLKLAVFGSTGANSMDYSLRVYCVDDTPNAFQRVVAMEKGKGGQLLEEQKTLLFKANTSSLQVSIQDIPQFLWNIKPFTTCQEFSFSQVWCSNQKPLHCAFCLERYSPATTQLSCKISVRQVKGHEQILQIFTSIAERQKESVPSVTQMDCSVTSLYGPKAFKIPLSIRQRICATFDTANAKGKDWQLLAQKLHIERNLSYFAKQQSPSAVILNLWEARHQDNGDLDSLASALEEIGKVHSKSPANGNSTDEASSDFT; encoded by the exons GCACCTGCCCTGCAGATCTTCTTCAAGTGTAATGGGGAGTGGGTCCACCAGAACCAGCACATGTCCCAAGAGTACATGGATGCAACAG GCTTGAAGGTCCGGGAGGTGATGATCAATGTATCTCGGCAACAGGTGGAGGACTTCCATGGCCCCGAGGACTACTGGTGTCTCTGTGTGGCCTGGAGTCATCTTGGCACCTCAAAAAGCCGCAAGGCCACTGTCCGCATTGCAT ACCTGCGGAAGAACTTTGAGCAGGACCCCCAGGGAAAAGAAGTGCCAATAAAGGGCATGATTGTGCTGCACTGTCGCCCCCCAGAGGGAGTCCCAGCAGCAGAG GTGGAATGGCTGAAGAATGAAGAGCCAGTGGTCTCCCTCAGCGATGACAATATTGATACTCGAGCTGACCACAACCTCATCATAAACCAGGCCCGCTTGTCAGATTCAGGAAACTACACTTGCCTGGCCAGCAACATTGTGGCTAAGCGGCGCAGCACTACTGCCACAGTGGTGGTTTATG TGAACGGAGGCTGGTCATTATGGACAGAATGGTCTCCCTGCAATGTGCCCTGTGGAAGGGGAGTCCAGAAGCGCTCACGCACTTGCACCAACCCTGCACCACTTAACGGGGGCTCTTTCTGTGAGGGCATGTCCATGCAGAAAATCACCTGCAGTGCGCTCTGTCCAG TGGACGGTGGCTGGGAGGAATGGAGCGAGTGGACGGCGTGCGGCGCAGAGTGTGAACGACAGCGCAGGAGAGAGTGCAATGCGCCGCCACCTAAACatggagggagagtgtgtgagggggcTCTACAGGACACCGAGAACTGCACTGGGGAGCTGTGCACCCAGA GTATGGACAGCACCAGTGATGTGGCCCTGTACTCTGGGCTGGCTGCTGGGATCATTGCCATGGCTGTCCTCATTGTGGCTGTCATGCTGTACAGGAAGAACCAGA GAAACCCTCTGCTGATCAGCTCTTCCATGGCACCTGATCTGTCGGTGGGCCGTGCCTACAGCAGCCCTATCTGTTTCCAGGACTCCATGGACAAGGAGCTGATAAGCGAGTCCTCTCTCTTCGACCCCTTGCCAGACATCAAGGTCAAAGTTCCAAGCTCCTTCATGGTGTCGCTAGGAGTAGCAGATCGGGCGGAGTACCACGCAAAAGCCGTCCCCGAGACTCTCCCTAGGGGACTTTGCCATGGAAACTATAGCATCACAGAGAATCATGAGAAGAGCCTTCTTACTACCAACCTATTGAACAAACCCTCCAAGGCTCCGGTAAAGGCGTTTGGCGTGTTTGGCCATGCAGGTGGACGACTTGCGGTCCCAAACACAG GAGTCAGCCTGCTGGTACCACATGGGGCAATCAATGAGGACACAACATGGGAGATGTACATGCTCATCAATCAGGATGACTGCAG tgcTCAGACCAATGAAGGCTGTGAAATACTACTCAGCCCAGCAGTAACTTATGGCCCACCTGGGCTTGACCTTTCCTGCCCGGTTGCCATGACGATAGCCCACTGTGCTGAGGCCAACGCGGAAAACTGGAGCATACGGCTCAAGAGACTAACATGCGAAAAGAAGTGGGAG gatgtgatgtcagtgGAGGATGAGACCACTTCCTGTTACTGCCTGATGGACTCCCACAGTTGCCACCTGCTACTGGACCGACCTGGCTGCTACGCTCTGGTTGGGGAGCCCTTTACCGAGGGTGCTGTGAAGAGGTTAAAGCTGGCTGTGTTTGGGAGCACTGGTGCCAACTCCATGGACTACAGCCTGCGGGTGTACTGTGTAGACGATACCCCCAACGCCTTCCAG agggtggttgctatggagaagGGCAAGGGCGGACAACTCCTGGAGGAGCAGAAGACATTACTTTTTAAAGCGAACACCTCCAGCCTCCAAGTCTCCATCCAGGACATCCCACAGTTTCTGTGGAACATAAAGCCTTTCACCACCTGtcag GAATTCTCCTTTTCTCAAGTGTGGTGCAGCAACCAGAAGCCCCTGCACTGTGCCTTCTGCTTGGAGCGATATAGTCCTGCCACAACCCAGCTCTCCTGCAAGATCAGTGTAcggcaggtcaaaggtcatgagCAAATCCTACAGATCTTCACATCCATTGCAGAG AGGCAAAAGGAGTCAGTCCCATCCGTTACTCAGATGGATTGCTCTGTCACATCTCTGTACGGCCCCAAGGCCTTCAAAATTCCCCTCTCCATTCGCCAGAGGATCTGTGCAACCTTTGACACTGCCAATGCCAAAGGCAAGGACTGGCAGCTTTTGGCACAGAAGCTTCACATTGAGAG GAACCTGTCCTATTTTGCCAAGCAGCAGAGTCCCTCAGCAGTGATACTGAACCTCTGGGAAGCCCGTCACCAAGACAACGGGGATCTGGACTCACTAGCCAGTGCGTTGGAAGAAATCGGCAAAGTCCACTCCAAAAGCCCAGCGAATGGCAACAGCACAGATGAAGCTAGCTCCGACTTCACTTAA
- the LOC118213465 gene encoding netrin receptor UNC5D-like isoform X1: MGRFSKGRSFCLVVTFLAFGTIPKTTKGVSSETLPDSQPSVPGTLPHFLQEPEDAYIIKSNPIKLHCRAAPALQIFFKCNGEWVHQNQHMSQEYMDATGLKVREVMINVSRQQVEDFHGPEDYWCLCVAWSHLGTSKSRKATVRIAYLRKNFEQDPQGKEVPIKGMIVLHCRPPEGVPAAEVEWLKNEEPVVSLSDDNIDTRADHNLIINQARLSDSGNYTCLASNIVAKRRSTTATVVVYVNGGWSLWTEWSPCNVPCGRGVQKRSRTCTNPAPLNGGSFCEGMSMQKITCSALCPVDGGWEEWSEWTACGAECERQRRRECNAPPPKHGGRVCEGALQDTENCTGELCTQNRKLIYDVKPQSMDSTSDVALYSGLAAGIIAMAVLIVAVMLYRKNQSEYGVDVIDSSTLTGGFQSFSFKAARQGNPLLISSSMAPDLSVGRAYSSPICFQDSMDKELISESSLFDPLPDIKVKVPSSFMVSLGVADRAEYHAKAVPETLPRGLCHGNYSITENHEKSLLTTNLLNKPSKAPVKAFGVFGHAGGRLAVPNTGVSLLVPHGAINEDTTWEMYMLINQDDCSAQTNEGCEILLSPAVTYGPPGLDLSCPVAMTIAHCAEANAENWSIRLKRLTCEKKWEDVMSVEDETTSCYCLMDSHSCHLLLDRPGCYALVGEPFTEGAVKRLKLAVFGSTGANSMDYSLRVYCVDDTPNAFQRVVAMEKGKGGQLLEEQKTLLFKANTSSLQVSIQDIPQFLWNIKPFTTCQEFSFSQVWCSNQKPLHCAFCLERYSPATTQLSCKISVRQVKGHEQILQIFTSIAERQKESVPSVTQMDCSVTSLYGPKAFKIPLSIRQRICATFDTANAKGKDWQLLAQKLHIERNLSYFAKQQSPSAVILNLWEARHQDNGDLDSLASALEEIGKVHSKSPANGNSTDEASSDFT, encoded by the exons GCACCTGCCCTGCAGATCTTCTTCAAGTGTAATGGGGAGTGGGTCCACCAGAACCAGCACATGTCCCAAGAGTACATGGATGCAACAG GCTTGAAGGTCCGGGAGGTGATGATCAATGTATCTCGGCAACAGGTGGAGGACTTCCATGGCCCCGAGGACTACTGGTGTCTCTGTGTGGCCTGGAGTCATCTTGGCACCTCAAAAAGCCGCAAGGCCACTGTCCGCATTGCAT ACCTGCGGAAGAACTTTGAGCAGGACCCCCAGGGAAAAGAAGTGCCAATAAAGGGCATGATTGTGCTGCACTGTCGCCCCCCAGAGGGAGTCCCAGCAGCAGAG GTGGAATGGCTGAAGAATGAAGAGCCAGTGGTCTCCCTCAGCGATGACAATATTGATACTCGAGCTGACCACAACCTCATCATAAACCAGGCCCGCTTGTCAGATTCAGGAAACTACACTTGCCTGGCCAGCAACATTGTGGCTAAGCGGCGCAGCACTACTGCCACAGTGGTGGTTTATG TGAACGGAGGCTGGTCATTATGGACAGAATGGTCTCCCTGCAATGTGCCCTGTGGAAGGGGAGTCCAGAAGCGCTCACGCACTTGCACCAACCCTGCACCACTTAACGGGGGCTCTTTCTGTGAGGGCATGTCCATGCAGAAAATCACCTGCAGTGCGCTCTGTCCAG TGGACGGTGGCTGGGAGGAATGGAGCGAGTGGACGGCGTGCGGCGCAGAGTGTGAACGACAGCGCAGGAGAGAGTGCAATGCGCCGCCACCTAAACatggagggagagtgtgtgagggggcTCTACAGGACACCGAGAACTGCACTGGGGAGCTGTGCACCCAGA aTCGAAAGCTGATATATGACGTAAAACCTCAAA GTATGGACAGCACCAGTGATGTGGCCCTGTACTCTGGGCTGGCTGCTGGGATCATTGCCATGGCTGTCCTCATTGTGGCTGTCATGCTGTACAGGAAGAACCAGAGTGAGTACGGGGTGGACGTCATTGATTCCTCCACACTCACAGGGGGATTCCAGTCTTTCAGCTTCAAGGCAGCCAGGCAAG GAAACCCTCTGCTGATCAGCTCTTCCATGGCACCTGATCTGTCGGTGGGCCGTGCCTACAGCAGCCCTATCTGTTTCCAGGACTCCATGGACAAGGAGCTGATAAGCGAGTCCTCTCTCTTCGACCCCTTGCCAGACATCAAGGTCAAAGTTCCAAGCTCCTTCATGGTGTCGCTAGGAGTAGCAGATCGGGCGGAGTACCACGCAAAAGCCGTCCCCGAGACTCTCCCTAGGGGACTTTGCCATGGAAACTATAGCATCACAGAGAATCATGAGAAGAGCCTTCTTACTACCAACCTATTGAACAAACCCTCCAAGGCTCCGGTAAAGGCGTTTGGCGTGTTTGGCCATGCAGGTGGACGACTTGCGGTCCCAAACACAG GAGTCAGCCTGCTGGTACCACATGGGGCAATCAATGAGGACACAACATGGGAGATGTACATGCTCATCAATCAGGATGACTGCAG tgcTCAGACCAATGAAGGCTGTGAAATACTACTCAGCCCAGCAGTAACTTATGGCCCACCTGGGCTTGACCTTTCCTGCCCGGTTGCCATGACGATAGCCCACTGTGCTGAGGCCAACGCGGAAAACTGGAGCATACGGCTCAAGAGACTAACATGCGAAAAGAAGTGGGAG gatgtgatgtcagtgGAGGATGAGACCACTTCCTGTTACTGCCTGATGGACTCCCACAGTTGCCACCTGCTACTGGACCGACCTGGCTGCTACGCTCTGGTTGGGGAGCCCTTTACCGAGGGTGCTGTGAAGAGGTTAAAGCTGGCTGTGTTTGGGAGCACTGGTGCCAACTCCATGGACTACAGCCTGCGGGTGTACTGTGTAGACGATACCCCCAACGCCTTCCAG agggtggttgctatggagaagGGCAAGGGCGGACAACTCCTGGAGGAGCAGAAGACATTACTTTTTAAAGCGAACACCTCCAGCCTCCAAGTCTCCATCCAGGACATCCCACAGTTTCTGTGGAACATAAAGCCTTTCACCACCTGtcag GAATTCTCCTTTTCTCAAGTGTGGTGCAGCAACCAGAAGCCCCTGCACTGTGCCTTCTGCTTGGAGCGATATAGTCCTGCCACAACCCAGCTCTCCTGCAAGATCAGTGTAcggcaggtcaaaggtcatgagCAAATCCTACAGATCTTCACATCCATTGCAGAG AGGCAAAAGGAGTCAGTCCCATCCGTTACTCAGATGGATTGCTCTGTCACATCTCTGTACGGCCCCAAGGCCTTCAAAATTCCCCTCTCCATTCGCCAGAGGATCTGTGCAACCTTTGACACTGCCAATGCCAAAGGCAAGGACTGGCAGCTTTTGGCACAGAAGCTTCACATTGAGAG GAACCTGTCCTATTTTGCCAAGCAGCAGAGTCCCTCAGCAGTGATACTGAACCTCTGGGAAGCCCGTCACCAAGACAACGGGGATCTGGACTCACTAGCCAGTGCGTTGGAAGAAATCGGCAAAGTCCACTCCAAAAGCCCAGCGAATGGCAACAGCACAGATGAAGCTAGCTCCGACTTCACTTAA
- the LOC118213465 gene encoding netrin receptor UNC5D-like isoform X2 produces the protein MGRFSKGRSFCLVVTFLAFGTIPKTTKGVSSETLPDSQPSVPGTLPHFLQEPEDAYIIKSNPIKLHCRAAPALQIFFKCNGEWVHQNQHMSQEYMDATGLKVREVMINVSRQQVEDFHGPEDYWCLCVAWSHLGTSKSRKATVRIAYLRKNFEQDPQGKEVPIKGMIVLHCRPPEGVPAAEVEWLKNEEPVVSLSDDNIDTRADHNLIINQARLSDSGNYTCLASNIVAKRRSTTATVVVYVNGGWSLWTEWSPCNVPCGRGVQKRSRTCTNPAPLNGGSFCEGMSMQKITCSALCPVDGGWEEWSEWTACGAECERQRRRECNAPPPKHGGRVCEGALQDTENCTGELCTQSMDSTSDVALYSGLAAGIIAMAVLIVAVMLYRKNQSEYGVDVIDSSTLTGGFQSFSFKAARQGNPLLISSSMAPDLSVGRAYSSPICFQDSMDKELISESSLFDPLPDIKVKVPSSFMVSLGVADRAEYHAKAVPETLPRGLCHGNYSITENHEKSLLTTNLLNKPSKAPVKAFGVFGHAGGRLAVPNTGVSLLVPHGAINEDTTWEMYMLINQDDCSAQTNEGCEILLSPAVTYGPPGLDLSCPVAMTIAHCAEANAENWSIRLKRLTCEKKWEDVMSVEDETTSCYCLMDSHSCHLLLDRPGCYALVGEPFTEGAVKRLKLAVFGSTGANSMDYSLRVYCVDDTPNAFQRVVAMEKGKGGQLLEEQKTLLFKANTSSLQVSIQDIPQFLWNIKPFTTCQEFSFSQVWCSNQKPLHCAFCLERYSPATTQLSCKISVRQVKGHEQILQIFTSIAERQKESVPSVTQMDCSVTSLYGPKAFKIPLSIRQRICATFDTANAKGKDWQLLAQKLHIERNLSYFAKQQSPSAVILNLWEARHQDNGDLDSLASALEEIGKVHSKSPANGNSTDEASSDFT, from the exons GCACCTGCCCTGCAGATCTTCTTCAAGTGTAATGGGGAGTGGGTCCACCAGAACCAGCACATGTCCCAAGAGTACATGGATGCAACAG GCTTGAAGGTCCGGGAGGTGATGATCAATGTATCTCGGCAACAGGTGGAGGACTTCCATGGCCCCGAGGACTACTGGTGTCTCTGTGTGGCCTGGAGTCATCTTGGCACCTCAAAAAGCCGCAAGGCCACTGTCCGCATTGCAT ACCTGCGGAAGAACTTTGAGCAGGACCCCCAGGGAAAAGAAGTGCCAATAAAGGGCATGATTGTGCTGCACTGTCGCCCCCCAGAGGGAGTCCCAGCAGCAGAG GTGGAATGGCTGAAGAATGAAGAGCCAGTGGTCTCCCTCAGCGATGACAATATTGATACTCGAGCTGACCACAACCTCATCATAAACCAGGCCCGCTTGTCAGATTCAGGAAACTACACTTGCCTGGCCAGCAACATTGTGGCTAAGCGGCGCAGCACTACTGCCACAGTGGTGGTTTATG TGAACGGAGGCTGGTCATTATGGACAGAATGGTCTCCCTGCAATGTGCCCTGTGGAAGGGGAGTCCAGAAGCGCTCACGCACTTGCACCAACCCTGCACCACTTAACGGGGGCTCTTTCTGTGAGGGCATGTCCATGCAGAAAATCACCTGCAGTGCGCTCTGTCCAG TGGACGGTGGCTGGGAGGAATGGAGCGAGTGGACGGCGTGCGGCGCAGAGTGTGAACGACAGCGCAGGAGAGAGTGCAATGCGCCGCCACCTAAACatggagggagagtgtgtgagggggcTCTACAGGACACCGAGAACTGCACTGGGGAGCTGTGCACCCAGA GTATGGACAGCACCAGTGATGTGGCCCTGTACTCTGGGCTGGCTGCTGGGATCATTGCCATGGCTGTCCTCATTGTGGCTGTCATGCTGTACAGGAAGAACCAGAGTGAGTACGGGGTGGACGTCATTGATTCCTCCACACTCACAGGGGGATTCCAGTCTTTCAGCTTCAAGGCAGCCAGGCAAG GAAACCCTCTGCTGATCAGCTCTTCCATGGCACCTGATCTGTCGGTGGGCCGTGCCTACAGCAGCCCTATCTGTTTCCAGGACTCCATGGACAAGGAGCTGATAAGCGAGTCCTCTCTCTTCGACCCCTTGCCAGACATCAAGGTCAAAGTTCCAAGCTCCTTCATGGTGTCGCTAGGAGTAGCAGATCGGGCGGAGTACCACGCAAAAGCCGTCCCCGAGACTCTCCCTAGGGGACTTTGCCATGGAAACTATAGCATCACAGAGAATCATGAGAAGAGCCTTCTTACTACCAACCTATTGAACAAACCCTCCAAGGCTCCGGTAAAGGCGTTTGGCGTGTTTGGCCATGCAGGTGGACGACTTGCGGTCCCAAACACAG GAGTCAGCCTGCTGGTACCACATGGGGCAATCAATGAGGACACAACATGGGAGATGTACATGCTCATCAATCAGGATGACTGCAG tgcTCAGACCAATGAAGGCTGTGAAATACTACTCAGCCCAGCAGTAACTTATGGCCCACCTGGGCTTGACCTTTCCTGCCCGGTTGCCATGACGATAGCCCACTGTGCTGAGGCCAACGCGGAAAACTGGAGCATACGGCTCAAGAGACTAACATGCGAAAAGAAGTGGGAG gatgtgatgtcagtgGAGGATGAGACCACTTCCTGTTACTGCCTGATGGACTCCCACAGTTGCCACCTGCTACTGGACCGACCTGGCTGCTACGCTCTGGTTGGGGAGCCCTTTACCGAGGGTGCTGTGAAGAGGTTAAAGCTGGCTGTGTTTGGGAGCACTGGTGCCAACTCCATGGACTACAGCCTGCGGGTGTACTGTGTAGACGATACCCCCAACGCCTTCCAG agggtggttgctatggagaagGGCAAGGGCGGACAACTCCTGGAGGAGCAGAAGACATTACTTTTTAAAGCGAACACCTCCAGCCTCCAAGTCTCCATCCAGGACATCCCACAGTTTCTGTGGAACATAAAGCCTTTCACCACCTGtcag GAATTCTCCTTTTCTCAAGTGTGGTGCAGCAACCAGAAGCCCCTGCACTGTGCCTTCTGCTTGGAGCGATATAGTCCTGCCACAACCCAGCTCTCCTGCAAGATCAGTGTAcggcaggtcaaaggtcatgagCAAATCCTACAGATCTTCACATCCATTGCAGAG AGGCAAAAGGAGTCAGTCCCATCCGTTACTCAGATGGATTGCTCTGTCACATCTCTGTACGGCCCCAAGGCCTTCAAAATTCCCCTCTCCATTCGCCAGAGGATCTGTGCAACCTTTGACACTGCCAATGCCAAAGGCAAGGACTGGCAGCTTTTGGCACAGAAGCTTCACATTGAGAG GAACCTGTCCTATTTTGCCAAGCAGCAGAGTCCCTCAGCAGTGATACTGAACCTCTGGGAAGCCCGTCACCAAGACAACGGGGATCTGGACTCACTAGCCAGTGCGTTGGAAGAAATCGGCAAAGTCCACTCCAAAAGCCCAGCGAATGGCAACAGCACAGATGAAGCTAGCTCCGACTTCACTTAA